One Geotrypetes seraphini chromosome 15, aGeoSer1.1, whole genome shotgun sequence genomic window carries:
- the LOC117349475 gene encoding prothymosin alpha-A-like yields the protein MADTAVDTTKEAPTTKDLKEKEKEKKEVAEETDKAENGSGDAPANGTEENGAVHSEENTEEPEEDDDDEAEGEGEGEEEEEGEGEEDGGEEETDGHPGKRAAEEEEEVEPKKQKTENGDSTEVKKTA from the exons ATGGCTGATACTGCAGTCGATACCACTAAAGAAGCCCCCACCACcaag GATttgaaggagaaggagaaggaaaagAAGGAAGTTGCAGAAGAAACAGATAAGGCAGAAAATGGAAGTGGTGATGCTCCTGCCAACGGAACA GAAGAAAATGGCGCTGTTCACAGTGAAGAAAATACTGAAGAGCCAGAGGAAGACGATGATGATGAAG ctGAAGGAGAAGGTGAaggagaagaggaggaagaaggtGAAGGAGAAGAGGATGGGGGTGAGGAAGAAACAGATGGCCATCCAGGGAAGCGTGCAGCAGAAGAAGAG GAGGAAGTTGAACCTAAAAAACAGAAGACAGAAAATGGAGATTCCACAGAagttaaaaaaacagcttaa